A part of Camelus bactrianus isolate YW-2024 breed Bactrian camel chromosome 7, ASM4877302v1, whole genome shotgun sequence genomic DNA contains:
- the EPHB6 gene encoding ephrin type-B receptor 6 isoform X2, with product MAAEGAAQSGSRVAGMVGGLWALVLVSSVLALEEVLLDTTGETSEIGWLTYPPGGWDEVSVLDDQRRLTRTFEACHVAGAPAGPGQDNWLQTHFVERRGAQRAHIRLHFSVRACSSLGVAGGTCRETFTLYYRQAEEPDSADGISAWHLKRWTKVDTIAADESFPASSAWAVGPRGAGQRAGLQLNVKERSFGPLTQRGFYVAFQDTGACLALVAVKLFFYACPSVLRAFAAFPETQASGAGGASLVAAMGTCVAHAEPEEDGGGGQAGGSPPRLHCNGEGKWMVAVGGCRCQPGHQPARGDKACQACPQGSYKAWAGDAPCSPCPARSHAPDPAAAVCPCLEGFYRASSDPPEAPCTGPPSAPQELWFEVQGSALMLHWRLPQELGGRGDLLFNVVCKECGAGGAGACRRCPDEVHFDPRQRGLTESRVLVGGLRAHVPYILEVQAVNGVSELSPDPPQAAAVNVSTSHAVPSAVPAVHQVSRASNSITVSWPQPDQTNGNILDYQLRYYDQAEDEAHSFTLTSETNTATVTQLSPGHIYGFQVRARTAAGHGPYGGKVYFQTLPQGELSTQLPERLSLVIGSILGALAFLLLAAITVLALIFQRKRRGTGYMEQLQQYSSPGLGGKYYIDPSTYEDPCQALREFAREVDPTYIRIEEVIGAGSFGEVRRGRLQPRGRREQAVAIQALWTGGAESLQMTFLGQAAVLGQFQHPNILRLEGVVTKSRPLMVLTELMELGPLDSFLRREGQFSSLQLVAMQRGVASAMQYLSSFAFVHRALSAHSVLVNSHLVCKVARLGHRPQGPSCMLRWAAPEVIAHGKHTISSDVWSFGIVMWEVMSYGERPYWDMSDQEVLNAIEQEFRLPPPPGCPPGLHLLMLDTWQKDRTQRPHFDQLVAAFDKMIRKPDTLQAGESPGDRPSQALLNPVALDFPSLESPQAWLSAIGLECYQDNFSKCGLCTFSDVAQLSLEDLPALGITLAGHQKKLLYHIQLLKQHLRPPGSVEV from the exons ATGGCTGCTGAGGGGGCTGCCCAGTCAGGGAGCAGAGTGGCGGGCATGGTGGGCGGCCTGTGGGCCCTGGTGCTGGTGTCCTCAGTCCTGGCTCTGGAAG AGGTATTGCTGGACACCACTGGAGAGACATCTGAGATTGGCTGGCTCACTTACCCGCCAGGTGGG TGGGACGAGGTGAGTGTCCTGGACGACCAGCGACGCCTGACCCGGACCTTCGAGGCATGCCACGTGGCTGGGGCCCCTGCAGGCCCCGGGCAGGACAACTGGCTGCAGACCCACTTTGTGGAGCGGCGAGGGGCCCAGAGGGCACACATCCGACTCCACTTCTCCGTGCGGGCGTGCTCCAGCCTGGGCGTGGCCGGGGGCACCTGCCGGGAGACCTTCACGCTTTATTACCGCCAGGCCGAGGAGCCTGACAGCGCCGACGGCATTTCCGCCTGGCACCTCAAACGCTGGACCAAGGTGGACACGATCGCGGCGGATGAGAGCTTCCCCGCCTCCTCGGCGTGGGCCGTGGGCCCAcgcggggcggggcagcgggcCGGGCTGCAGCTGAACGTCAAGGAGCGGAGCTTCGGGCCCCTGACCCAGCGCGGCTTCTACGTGGCCTTCCAGGACACCGGGGCCTGCCTGGCCCTCGTGGCGGTCAAGCTCTTCTTCTACGCCTGCCCCTCCGTGCTCCGCGCCTTCGCCGCCTTTCCCGAGACGCAGGCCAGTGGGGCCGGGGGCGCCTCCCTGGTGGCCGCCATGGGCACCTGTGTGGCTCATGCAGAACcagaggaggatggaggagggggccAGGCAGGGGGCAGTCCCCCCAGGCTGCACTGCAACGGGGAGGGCAAGTGGATGGTAGCCGTCGGGGGCTGCCGCTGCCAGCCTGGGCACCAGCCTGCGCGCGGAGACAAGGCCTGCCAAG CCTGCCCCCAGGGGTCCTACAAGGCCTGGGCTGGAGATGCCCCCTGCTCACCGTGCCCTGCCCGCAGCCACGCCCCCGACCCTGCAGCCGCGGTTTGCCCCTGCCTGGAGGGCTTCTACCGGGCCAGTTCTGACCCCCCAGAGGCCCCCTGCACTG gccctccGTCCGCCCCCCAGGAGCTGTGGTTCGAGGTGCAGGGCTCTGCGCTCATGCTGCACTGGCGCCTGCCGCAGGAGCTGGGGGGCCGAGGGGACCTGCTCTTCAACGTCGTGTGCAAGGAGTGCGGCGCGGGAGGCGCAGGCGCTTGTCGCCGCTGCCCGGATGAGGTGCATTTCGACCCCCGCCAGAGGGGCCTGACGGAGAGCCGCGTGCTAGTCGGGGGGCTCCGGGCACACGTGCCctacatcttggaggtgcaggCTGTCAACGGGGTGTCAGAGCTCAGCCCCGACCCACCCCAGGCTGCAGCCGTCAACGTCAGCACCAGCCATGCAG TTCCCTCCGCAGTTCCTGCGGTGCACCAGGTGAGCCGGGCCTCCAACAGCATCACCGTGTCCTGGCCGCAGCCTGACCAGACCAACGGCAACATCCTGGACTATCAGCTCCGCTATTATGAccag GCAGAAGATGAAGCCCACTCCTTCACCCTGACCAGCGAGACCAACACAGCCACCGTGACCCAGCTGAGCCCCGGCCACATCTATGGCTTCCAGGTGCGGGCTCGGACTGCCGCAGGCCACGGCCCCTACGGGGGCAAGGTCTATTTTCAGACACTGCCTCAAG GTGAGCtgtccacgcagcttcctgagaGACTCTCCTTGGTGATCGGGTCTATCCTGGGGGCGCTGGCCTTTCTTCTGCTGGCAGCCATCACTGTGCTGGCCCTCATCTTCCAGAG GAAGCGGCGTGGAACTGGCTACATGGAGCAGCTGCAGCAGTACAGCAGCCCAG GGCTTGGGGGGAAGTACTACATCGACCCCTCCACATACGAGGACCCCTGCCAGGCCCTCCGAGAATTTGCACGGGAGGTCGATCCCACGTACATCAGGATCGAGGAGGTCATTGGGGCAG GCTCCTTCGGGGAGGTGCGCCGGGGCCGCCTGCAGCCTCGGGGACGGCGGGAGCAGGCTGTGGCCATCCAGGCCCTGTGGACCGGAGGTGCCGAGAGTCTGCAGATGACCTTCCTAGGCCAGGCTGCAGTGCTGGGCCAGTTCCAGCACCCCAACATCCTGCGGCTGGAGGGCGTGGTCACCAAGAGCCGGCCCCTCATGGTGCTGACTGAACTCATGGAGCTGGGCCCCCTGGACAGCTTCCTTAGG CGGGAGGGCCAGTTCAGCAGCCTGCAGCTGGTGGCCATGCAGCGGGGTGTGGCCTCGGCCATGCAGTATCTGTCCAGCTTCGCCTTCGTCCACCGCGCGCTCTCTGCCCACAGCGTGCTCGTGAACAGCCACCTGGTGTGCAAAGTGGCTCGTCTTGGCCACAGgcctcag GGCCCAAGTTGCATGCTGCGCTGGGCAGCCCCAGAAGTCATTGCACACGGGAAACACACAATATCCAGTGACGTCTGGAGCTTTGGGATAGTAATGTGGGAAGTGATGAGTTATGGAGAACGGCCCTACTGGGACATGAGTGACCAGGAG GTACTAAATGCAATAGAGCAGGAGTTCCGATTGCCCCCACCTCCTGGCTGCCCGCCTGGACTACATCTGCTGATGCTGGACACTTGGCAGAAGGATCGTACCCAGCGACCTCACTTTGACCAGCTGGTGGCTGCATTTGACAAGATGATTCGCAAGCCAGACACTCTGCAGGCTGGCGAGAGCCCCGGGGACAG ACCCTCCCAGGCCCTTCTGAACCCCGTGGCCCTGGACTTCCCCTCTCTGGAGTCCCCACAGGCCTGGCTCTCAGCCATCGGCCTGGAGTGCTACCAGGACAACTTCTCCAAATGTGGCCTCTGCACCTTCAGTGATGTGGCTCAGCTCAGCCTGGA AGACCTGCCGGCCCTGGGCATCACCCTGGCCGGTCACCAGAAGAAGCTGCTCTACCACATCCAGCTCTTAAAGCAGCACCTGAGGCCACCGGGCTCCGTGGAGGTCTGA
- the EPHB6 gene encoding ephrin type-B receptor 6 isoform X1, with translation MAAEGAAQSGSRVAGMVGGLWALVLVSSVLALEEVLLDTTGETSEIGWLTYPPGGWDEVSVLDDQRRLTRTFEACHVAGAPAGPGQDNWLQTHFVERRGAQRAHIRLHFSVRACSSLGVAGGTCRETFTLYYRQAEEPDSADGISAWHLKRWTKVDTIAADESFPASSAWAVGPRGAGQRAGLQLNVKERSFGPLTQRGFYVAFQDTGACLALVAVKLFFYACPSVLRAFAAFPETQASGAGGASLVAAMGTCVAHAEPEEDGGGGQAGGSPPRLHCNGEGKWMVAVGGCRCQPGHQPARGDKACQACPQGSYKAWAGDAPCSPCPARSHAPDPAAAVCPCLEGFYRASSDPPEAPCTGPPSAPQELWFEVQGSALMLHWRLPQELGGRGDLLFNVVCKECGAGGAGACRRCPDEVHFDPRQRGLTESRVLVGGLRAHVPYILEVQAVNGVSELSPDPPQAAAVNVSTSHAVPSAVPAVHQVSRASNSITVSWPQPDQTNGNILDYQLRYYDQAEDEAHSFTLTSETNTATVTQLSPGHIYGFQVRARTAAGHGPYGGKVYFQTLPQGELSTQLPERLSLVIGSILGALAFLLLAAITVLALIFQRKRRGTGYMEQLQQYSSPGLGGKYYIDPSTYEDPCQALREFAREVDPTYIRIEEVIGAGSFGEVRRGRLQPRGRREQAVAIQALWTGGAESLQMTFLGQAAVLGQFQHPNILRLEGVVTKSRPLMVLTELMELGPLDSFLRQREGQFSSLQLVAMQRGVASAMQYLSSFAFVHRALSAHSVLVNSHLVCKVARLGHRPQGPSCMLRWAAPEVIAHGKHTISSDVWSFGIVMWEVMSYGERPYWDMSDQEVLNAIEQEFRLPPPPGCPPGLHLLMLDTWQKDRTQRPHFDQLVAAFDKMIRKPDTLQAGESPGDRPSQALLNPVALDFPSLESPQAWLSAIGLECYQDNFSKCGLCTFSDVAQLSLEDLPALGITLAGHQKKLLYHIQLLKQHLRPPGSVEV, from the exons ATGGCTGCTGAGGGGGCTGCCCAGTCAGGGAGCAGAGTGGCGGGCATGGTGGGCGGCCTGTGGGCCCTGGTGCTGGTGTCCTCAGTCCTGGCTCTGGAAG AGGTATTGCTGGACACCACTGGAGAGACATCTGAGATTGGCTGGCTCACTTACCCGCCAGGTGGG TGGGACGAGGTGAGTGTCCTGGACGACCAGCGACGCCTGACCCGGACCTTCGAGGCATGCCACGTGGCTGGGGCCCCTGCAGGCCCCGGGCAGGACAACTGGCTGCAGACCCACTTTGTGGAGCGGCGAGGGGCCCAGAGGGCACACATCCGACTCCACTTCTCCGTGCGGGCGTGCTCCAGCCTGGGCGTGGCCGGGGGCACCTGCCGGGAGACCTTCACGCTTTATTACCGCCAGGCCGAGGAGCCTGACAGCGCCGACGGCATTTCCGCCTGGCACCTCAAACGCTGGACCAAGGTGGACACGATCGCGGCGGATGAGAGCTTCCCCGCCTCCTCGGCGTGGGCCGTGGGCCCAcgcggggcggggcagcgggcCGGGCTGCAGCTGAACGTCAAGGAGCGGAGCTTCGGGCCCCTGACCCAGCGCGGCTTCTACGTGGCCTTCCAGGACACCGGGGCCTGCCTGGCCCTCGTGGCGGTCAAGCTCTTCTTCTACGCCTGCCCCTCCGTGCTCCGCGCCTTCGCCGCCTTTCCCGAGACGCAGGCCAGTGGGGCCGGGGGCGCCTCCCTGGTGGCCGCCATGGGCACCTGTGTGGCTCATGCAGAACcagaggaggatggaggagggggccAGGCAGGGGGCAGTCCCCCCAGGCTGCACTGCAACGGGGAGGGCAAGTGGATGGTAGCCGTCGGGGGCTGCCGCTGCCAGCCTGGGCACCAGCCTGCGCGCGGAGACAAGGCCTGCCAAG CCTGCCCCCAGGGGTCCTACAAGGCCTGGGCTGGAGATGCCCCCTGCTCACCGTGCCCTGCCCGCAGCCACGCCCCCGACCCTGCAGCCGCGGTTTGCCCCTGCCTGGAGGGCTTCTACCGGGCCAGTTCTGACCCCCCAGAGGCCCCCTGCACTG gccctccGTCCGCCCCCCAGGAGCTGTGGTTCGAGGTGCAGGGCTCTGCGCTCATGCTGCACTGGCGCCTGCCGCAGGAGCTGGGGGGCCGAGGGGACCTGCTCTTCAACGTCGTGTGCAAGGAGTGCGGCGCGGGAGGCGCAGGCGCTTGTCGCCGCTGCCCGGATGAGGTGCATTTCGACCCCCGCCAGAGGGGCCTGACGGAGAGCCGCGTGCTAGTCGGGGGGCTCCGGGCACACGTGCCctacatcttggaggtgcaggCTGTCAACGGGGTGTCAGAGCTCAGCCCCGACCCACCCCAGGCTGCAGCCGTCAACGTCAGCACCAGCCATGCAG TTCCCTCCGCAGTTCCTGCGGTGCACCAGGTGAGCCGGGCCTCCAACAGCATCACCGTGTCCTGGCCGCAGCCTGACCAGACCAACGGCAACATCCTGGACTATCAGCTCCGCTATTATGAccag GCAGAAGATGAAGCCCACTCCTTCACCCTGACCAGCGAGACCAACACAGCCACCGTGACCCAGCTGAGCCCCGGCCACATCTATGGCTTCCAGGTGCGGGCTCGGACTGCCGCAGGCCACGGCCCCTACGGGGGCAAGGTCTATTTTCAGACACTGCCTCAAG GTGAGCtgtccacgcagcttcctgagaGACTCTCCTTGGTGATCGGGTCTATCCTGGGGGCGCTGGCCTTTCTTCTGCTGGCAGCCATCACTGTGCTGGCCCTCATCTTCCAGAG GAAGCGGCGTGGAACTGGCTACATGGAGCAGCTGCAGCAGTACAGCAGCCCAG GGCTTGGGGGGAAGTACTACATCGACCCCTCCACATACGAGGACCCCTGCCAGGCCCTCCGAGAATTTGCACGGGAGGTCGATCCCACGTACATCAGGATCGAGGAGGTCATTGGGGCAG GCTCCTTCGGGGAGGTGCGCCGGGGCCGCCTGCAGCCTCGGGGACGGCGGGAGCAGGCTGTGGCCATCCAGGCCCTGTGGACCGGAGGTGCCGAGAGTCTGCAGATGACCTTCCTAGGCCAGGCTGCAGTGCTGGGCCAGTTCCAGCACCCCAACATCCTGCGGCTGGAGGGCGTGGTCACCAAGAGCCGGCCCCTCATGGTGCTGACTGAACTCATGGAGCTGGGCCCCCTGGACAGCTTCCTTAGG CAGCGGGAGGGCCAGTTCAGCAGCCTGCAGCTGGTGGCCATGCAGCGGGGTGTGGCCTCGGCCATGCAGTATCTGTCCAGCTTCGCCTTCGTCCACCGCGCGCTCTCTGCCCACAGCGTGCTCGTGAACAGCCACCTGGTGTGCAAAGTGGCTCGTCTTGGCCACAGgcctcag GGCCCAAGTTGCATGCTGCGCTGGGCAGCCCCAGAAGTCATTGCACACGGGAAACACACAATATCCAGTGACGTCTGGAGCTTTGGGATAGTAATGTGGGAAGTGATGAGTTATGGAGAACGGCCCTACTGGGACATGAGTGACCAGGAG GTACTAAATGCAATAGAGCAGGAGTTCCGATTGCCCCCACCTCCTGGCTGCCCGCCTGGACTACATCTGCTGATGCTGGACACTTGGCAGAAGGATCGTACCCAGCGACCTCACTTTGACCAGCTGGTGGCTGCATTTGACAAGATGATTCGCAAGCCAGACACTCTGCAGGCTGGCGAGAGCCCCGGGGACAG ACCCTCCCAGGCCCTTCTGAACCCCGTGGCCCTGGACTTCCCCTCTCTGGAGTCCCCACAGGCCTGGCTCTCAGCCATCGGCCTGGAGTGCTACCAGGACAACTTCTCCAAATGTGGCCTCTGCACCTTCAGTGATGTGGCTCAGCTCAGCCTGGA AGACCTGCCGGCCCTGGGCATCACCCTGGCCGGTCACCAGAAGAAGCTGCTCTACCACATCCAGCTCTTAAAGCAGCACCTGAGGCCACCGGGCTCCGTGGAGGTCTGA